The Nycticebus coucang isolate mNycCou1 chromosome 10, mNycCou1.pri, whole genome shotgun sequence sequence aaaacctatctatactaaaaatagaaaaactagctgggtatctgtggcaggtgcctgtagtcccagctactcagaaggctgaggcaagaggattgctagagcccgaaagttggaggttgctgtgagctgtgatgatgccacagcactctacccagggcaacagttagactgtttcaaataaataataattaagaaagaaagatgtgTCTGGTAACCTCAGAAAAATGGCAGAGAATCCTGCCCCCTCCACCATACTTAATGGATATGATATAAAATCACCATTTTCACTCTGCTTAAGTGAATCTATGAGAAAGTGATTTCTAGCGGGCATGTTATTTAGGATTAATGTGGCATTTCATATTTGTGGATTACTATGTGTGTCAGTATCTAATAGGTAATTCTTCTTTATAATCAGTGATACTTGACTATGATGAAAGAGACTTGGATTCATGACTTCAGCATTTCCATGGAGTGTGTGACTATGGGAAGCATCTCCCTCtttctattctttattattttatcgTCTCCACTTTTAGATGACTGTATCTCTGTGCACCCAGCTTCAAAGTGATAACTGTGACAATTATTGTAGGACATTTGAGTATCTTAGAAAAGTTATAGAAACCTAGATATTTTCAACTGCTGTTCTTTACCTCTGCCCTTTTTCGATGTACACAGAGGTAATCTTTAAGGATCCCATTCTCTGTGAGGTATGTGTTGTTAAAATTAGTCTTCTTAGGCCACACTCAGTTCATGtaccatgcctgtaatcctagcactctgggatgctgaagcaggtggattgcttgagctcaggagttcaagaccagcctgagccaagagtaagacttcatctctactaaaaaattaaaaaattagccagctattgtggcaggcacctgtagtcctagctactcaggaggctgaggcaagaggatctctagcGTGGGGGTAAGAGAGTGAGATTGTGTTTCAAAGAGTATTCCCAGACCTAACTTTTGTAATgtttgttgtgtgtgtttgatttgTTTTAAACATCTTCATTGAGATACAGTTCAtgtaccataaaattcacctacAGTGtgaattcaatggtttttagtatgccatagagttgtgcaaccatcattaTAATCTaagtttagaatattttcatcacctccCTAAAAACTCCGTACCTATTAGCTGTCACTCACCATTTTTCTCCCCTACCCACTTTAGCCCCCAGCCCTAAGTAACAGTAATCTATTTACCTAAATTTCATATAGATGGAATCATTTAATTAATATGTGCTCTTTTGTGGCTGGTCTATAGATTTAcctaaatttcatataaatggaatcatataattaatatgtggtcttttgtggctggtttctttcatttgcataatgtttttaatgttcattcatgttgtgtttgtacttcatttctttttatggctgaataatattcccttgtatgtaccacattttatttattcattcattaattgatggacatttacttaggttgtttctactttttagaTGTTATGAAttatactgctatgaacattccaatataaatttttagatggccataagtttttatttctcttgggtatatacctgggggtagaattgctgggtcatatgataaaTTTGACCAACGTGGCTatatcattttgcattcccaccaacaatacatgagtttcagtttctccacatccttgccaaccttcattattgtctttttaattataGCCATCTTAGTAGGTATGAAATGGTTTAttatgtggttttgattttcattttcttaatatttaatcatattgaacatcttttcatgtgttcattgacTATTTGTATTGTTCTTTGaagaaagatcttttcaaatcctttgcctattgaaatttttttttttaagttgtaagagttctttatatattttggatacaagtTTCTTTTGTGAtacatagtttgaaaatattctcccatttgGAGGACTGCCATCTCTTAATAGCGTTGTAACACAACAGTTTTACATTTTGGTGTAGTCCAAGGTACCactaatttgagggtacaaagaaataggttacaatgtttgcatttgttaggtagagtccctcttataattgtgtcccactcctcCAGTACCATACACCCTACCaatgtgcccattaagtgggagcacacccatctccCCCATCTCCTGTCCTGTCTTACCCTCTCTACTCCCCAtcctcttttcccctctccccaccttgaattgatttgagtttttctcttatgtgggcgtaTATtatatcatctactggcttcatgttatattgaatacattggatacttgcttctactttcttgtgatacttcactaataagaatgtatttcaacttcatctaggttaatataaaagatgtaaagtcatacgtacaccacagtttgttaatccattcctgggttggtgggcatttaggttgttttcacattggGCAATCGTAAATTGAGCtccaatgaacaatctagtgcaaaggtccttatgatttttttcttctgggtacatgcctagtagtggaattgtggggtcagatgggaggtctaatttgagttctttgagaattctccatacttctttccaaagaggttgtgttagtttgcattcccaccaacagtgtaagagtgttcctttctttccacatccatgccagcattagCAGCTTTGAGACTTGGTGATGTGGGGTATTCTCATTAGAGTTAGGTGTAtctaagggtggttttgatttgcatttctctgatgattagagatgagcattttttcatgtttgttagccattcatctaacTTTCTCTGAGAATATAccgttcatgtcttttgcccagtgatagatgggattgtttgctcttttttgttgttgattaatttgagttctctgtagattctagttttcaaccctttatcagattcataccatgcaaatatctttcccatgctgaaggttgtctatttgcttaacttgttgtgtccttagttgtgtagaagcttttcagcttaattaagtcctgtttatttttgttgttgtgattgatgtgctgaagtcttcttcataaaatctttcctcggTTTGACATCagtaagagtttttcccacacttttcttctaaaattttttatcattttgtgacttagatttaaatcttttatccatctgagTCAATTTTTTATAAGTGGTTAAatgagtgggtccagtttcaggcttttgcatgtggttatctcattctcccagcaccatttgatgaataggggttctttttgaaccagaaaaaaaccagtctagccaaggcaattcttagtaataaaaacaaagctggaggcatcactctaccagatttcaggttatattacaactCCACAGTGATcaaacagcgtggtattggcacaaaaatagagatatagacataaGGGACAgattagaaaacaaagagatgaaaccagtctcttattgccatctgatctttgataaaccaagcaaaagCATACAGTATTTTTGTAGTTAATGGAAttgatttaatttgttttcaaattctgttttGACCCATTGAGATCTCATTCCTAGTGAAAGGAAGGGGTTTCTTTGTGTGTGAAAGTGTTTAGTCACAGGTTTCTTAGGAtaagttatatatatgtatttatcctgAGTTTGTCCAGAGTTTCTGCCCTTAAGAATTCTTCCTATTAGACAAGGTGCTTTgaaattctatgaagaaaatacctTTGTGAGAGCATTTCCTTGCTGCTCCATTGCCTAAACCAATGATTATTAACCAGGAAGACTTTGACTCCCCTGGAagaatatttgacaatgtttggAGACATTGGTGATTGTCTTAGTGGGGCAGGGGATGCGACAGGAATCTAGTGGGTAAAGGCTAGGATGCTGTTAAGCAAGGTGTAACACACAGGACAGcttcccacaacaaagaattatctgaccCAAAATACCAGTAGTGGCTTAAATAGGAAGATCCTGAAGCTTCAGATATTGAAGATTTTTCCTTCAGTATATGTCTTGCTAATCAAATAAAAGGAGAATCTATGCATGTGAAATCCCTGTAGAATAACGACAGAACTTGTAAATTAGGGAACATTTTGCTGAATTCTTAGTGCTGCCAGTTTGTATGTAAATTACGTTTATGATAATGGAAGCTGTTTGAAGGAGAAATACCAATTGGAGCAAAAGTAGATTATTCCCTATACCTCAGCTTCTGGGCCACCCtgagcacacacagagacacggacatacacacacatacaccctagCAGATAAACAAATTGGGTTGATTTAGATAGAGGCTGAAATGGTAGTCTTCTGAGAGAAAGTGTCAATgagattttaagataaaatttaataacCATGATACTTTAGTGATTGACAATCATCAGTCTGCTCCTATAATTTATGGAACTAGCTTTATCATTATGCAAGTTGCTTGTTGCTTAAAACTTAAGCAGCATAGTATGCTTAACAGTTTGGACTCTAGATTCAGATCACCTGGGCTTAAATATCAGCTTTACTATTTACTTATACGACCTTAGTCAAGTTACTTACCCCTGTTGTgaatcacatttttttaatgtaaaataggATGCAATAGTATCTATCTTAAGGAATTTTGTGGGACATATACAGTACTTAAAATAGTGCCTGACATGCAGTGTTAAATAAGTATTGGCTGTTAATACTATCACATATCTATATTCTTGCAGCTCATTGCTATGGACAGTGCTATCACCCTGTGGCAATTCCTCCTTCAGCTCCTGCAGGAGCCTCAGAACAAGCACATGATCTGCTGGACCTCTAATAATGGAGAGTTCAAGCTTTTGCAGGCAGAAGAGGTAGCTCGTCTCTGGGGAATTCGCAAGAACAAGCCTAATATGAATTATGACAAACTCAGCCGAGCCCTCAGATACTATTATGTGAAGGTAATACACATCCTCATCTGGACACCGTGTAGAGAACCTCAAGACAGGAATTATTCTTCTTTTGAGGTTATCAGTACTAATGTCCTGGTTTATTTTAAtccaatttattttcttgctttagcAGTTTGGAATTAGGATACAAGGTATAAATGTTCCAGCTGCATTTCTACAAACTCTTGTTCATTAAACTACTCCCCCTATACTTATTTTATTCCTAATTGCAGTTGTATTTAAAAGAGTAAGTACAGGATTGGAATAGgaggaagaaatttttttttttcctgaaggagaaaggaaattttgaggttcttttatttttatttatttattttatttatttttttttttttgaggcaaaatctcactttgttgcccaggctacagtggtatggcatcagcctagctcacagtaatctcttgtctcttggactcaagcaatcctcttgcctcagccttctaagttgctgggactacaagcacccaccaccatgcctggctagtttttatatttttagtagtgatggggtctcaatcttgttcaggttggtggagaactcatgagctcaagggaacctcctaccttggcctcctagcatgctaggattacaggcatgagccactgtacctagcccccctccccttttttaagagatagggtctaaaagcattgcccaggctagactcaaactcctCTCCTTCAGCctgccaggtagctgggactacttggactacaggcatgcgccaccataTCCGGCTTGTCtccttacacacacatacacacatatacatgttttTGTAGCTTAATTTTTAGTTTAACCAAGGGAACAAAAATTAACACCTTAAAGAATAACTGTTAATACATAAAGTTGATTTCTTagttaaaatgatatatttttgtttgaatgTATTCTATTGTGAATACATTCTTGGGCACTGGGGTAAGATAAGTGGCTCCAAAGGATGGAATTAGAATGAGAAATTGAGATCTTAATTTCTTGATCTTATCAGCTTTTCCTGTATGGAGATATGAGATAAGAAACAACTGGAATTTCTGAAGGAAGTAGGAGCCTTAGCATATGTAATATTCTGAATTCCTTTTTGCTTACTCAGGATGTGTATGGCTTGTACCTTTGGAATTATTTGAGATTGCAATTCATTGAGTCTGGGTGAGAGTGTTAAGCAGTTAAAATCTTTCAGCTTTTATATAATGTATTAGTTCATttgttaataagaaatttaagtgTTCTTGCCTTAACTTCCCCTTAAAGTAGGGACTGTGTGTAGTATAGCTTGATGGATTTAGAggattttgaagtttttaaataaGCTGTGCCTAGTTCTTAAATACAGAACCTTGTTACATCTGCTTTTTTAATGAAGAATGGGTTGCcagtttataagaaaatataagaatgCTTATTTTATTTGCCTGCAGAATATCATCAAAAAAGTGAATGGTCAGAAGTTTGTGTACAAGTTTGTCTCTTATCCAGAGATTTTGAACATGGATCCAATGACAGTGGGCAGGATTGAGGGAGACTGTGAAACTTTAAACTCCAGTGAAGTCAGCAGCAGTTCCAAAGATGGGGAGATTGGAGGGAAAGAGAAACCACCACAGCCTGGTGCCAAGAGCTCTAGCCGCAATGACTACATACACTCTGGTTTATATTCTTCGTTTACTCTCAACTCGTTGAACTCTTCCACTGTGAAGCTTTTCAAACCAATAAAGATTGAGAATCCAGCTGAGAAACTGGCAGAGAAAAAATCCCCTCAGGAACCAACACCATCTGTCATCAAATTTGTAACAACACCTTGCAAAAAGCCATCAGTTGAACCTCTTACTGCCACTATTTCAACTGGTCCAAGTATTTCCCCATCTTCAGAAGAAACCATCCAAGCATTAGAGACACTGGTTTCCCCTAAACCACCTTCCCTGGAAGCCCCAGCCTCTGCATCCAATGCAACTGCCAATTTTTCCACCACACCGTCTGTTTCATCCATACCCACTTCCTTGCAGGAGCCTGCTAGGACACCTTCACCACCGCTGAGTTCTAACCCAGACATTGACACAGACATAGATTCTGTGGCTTCTCAGCCAATGGAACTCCCAGACAACTTGCCACTGGAGCCTAAAGACCAGGATTCAGCTTTGCCAGAAAAGGACAAAACAAGTAATTCATCAAGATCCAAGAAACCCAAGGGGTTAGAACTGGCACCGACCCTTGTAATCACAGGCAGCGATCCAAGCCCCCTGGGAATATTGAGCCCGTCCCTCCCCACAGCTTCTCTTACACCAGCATATTTTTCACAGGTAGTTCACTCTTTCTTTTTAGTgccacttttgtttgtttttattcacctttataaacaaattcagaatttatATTCTCAGGTTTGCTTTCTGTTATTTAGGCTTGTCATAGAAAGGTTGTATGTGGCCCATGAAAGAACCAGTAACCTAATTTCTCATCTCAATTAGGATTGCCAAAAGGAAAGGTTGGAAGTATTGTCTTAAAAAATTGATTGTTCTGCAagtaaattttacaaagaggtagccaacatggagagaatattttgtaaaattttatagtgaatattttctaaataaaggtacatttatctaCACTTTTCTATTTTCCCAATGTCTGTTGACCTATGGGAAATcctgtaaatattttgttttttccaccTCTTCCTAAAAAAAGgtattctctttctctgtctctctctctctcataaaaCTGGTTggtatcttatttaaaaaaaatagtgataatatcAAATTAGATAACAATAGATCCTGAGAAACAGTCACATCTCAAGCGGGTGTGAcccccactgatttttttttttaatacaggtatccataaagttcgtgtacaatttaaaatggtCGGTTCTTTtaaatgaactttatggccactgtgTATTTGTTTATGTGGGACaacagaacacacacaaaaaaaaacattggtgGAGTATGCAACTATTGAAAAATGAGTATTGTGATGTTGAGGACAAGTTTGTACAGTTATACTGGGCATTTATTAACTTGGTCATCTCATAGAACATTTTAATAGATTATTCCCAGACCTTTTCATTATTAAGGAAAGAACATGTTGCTGACTTGGTTACCCATTAATTCCTTTGTACCTGAATTCAggtgttttctttatttgagaaAGATTCTGTATAAAAGTTGGACTTAAAAAGTTATCTTTTCTtagttcataaaaataatttctaagtttTTCATCATGATAAAATTTCAGACTTGGAGATATATGCAGTAGAGAATAGAGTAGTATTCTCTTAGGCTTTGGGGTTATTTATATGTGATTGCAAAGATAAAGCATAATCCTAACAAgtcatttaatgaatatttttgttttatgtgttgcagACGCCCATCATACTGACTCCTAGCCCCTTGCTCTCCAGCATCCATTTTTGGAGTACTCTCAGCCCTGTTGCTCCCCTTAGTCCAGCCAGACTGCAAGGTGCTAACACACTCTTCCAGGTAAATTTTACAAAAGTTTGTCTTTTGTATTTGGAGCAcattaaatgaagaaataggCAAAAAACAGTGtcccggctcagcgcctgtggctcaagcagctaaggcgctagccatatacacctgagctggcgggttcgaatccagcccaggcccaccaaacaacaatgacagctgcaactaaaatattagccatgcattgtggcaggcgcctgtaatcccggctacttgggaggcagaggcaggagaatcgcttgagcctaggagttggaggttgttgtgagctgtgatgccacggcactctacccagggtgacagcttgaggctctgtctcaaaaaaaaaaaaaaaatagtgtcctCATTGTTCAGTTTAATCattgtaaaatatttagtaaatactCTTTAGATTTATTATTCAATTTCCAAACTTggaacttgaactcctggcttcaacaatcctcctgcttcagccttccaaagtgctgggattacaggaatgagccactgtgccccacgagacttttttgttttgagacagcctcaacctgtcgccctgggtaaagtgcaatggcatgacagctcacagcaacctccaactcctgggctcgagcaattctcctgcctccacctcccaagtagctgggactacaggcgcctgccacagcgcctggctattttttggttgtagtcttCATTGTTGGTTGGCGGGCccgcctggattcgaacccgccagctcaggtgtatgtggctggcgccttagctgcttgagccacaggcgcggagcccacaagacttttttaaaaagatttttattatgaCATCATATCTTTTATGATAAACAGTTACTGCCTTTGTCTTGTGAGCCACTGTGGAAGACTGTTGTATTTTGCTAGTAGGGGCAGAAAGTGAAAGTTAGGGTTGAGTAATGGGATTATaatgtgtttcattttctttctcagtttcctTCTGTGTTGAACAGTCATGGACCGTTCTCTCTGTCTGGCCTGGATGGACCTTCCACCCCTGGCCCATTTTCCCCAGACCTACAGAAGACATAACCTATGCACTTGGGAATGAGAAAGCTGAAGAACAAAGGAACAGAGAGACATTCAACATAATGGCATTTGAAGTGAGCAATTGAAAGTTCTACAATGCTGATAATAGACCATTGTGATTTTTGCCATTCCCCATTGAAATGCCTTTTTAGGATTCCCTTTGTATAGGACTCAAGTTGGACTGTGTATAAAAATGCCTTAATTGGAGTGCAGACTCcacctccctctctttttcttttcttttcttcttcccccctttttaatattttgagcttTGTGCTAAAGAAATTTTTGGTGGGGTTTAGCAGCTATACTTTGCAAGAATGATTAAgaacaaagtttttctttttcgcTATTAGGAACTTTTGGCTAGGAAAAAAATTATGCTGAGAGtctattaaaagaaatacaagcTAAATGAATTGGCATCTTTAGGACTAAGTGTGTTCTGTTGAATGACTTTTCATAAAAGTGACCTGTTCATAGGCAGTAGGAGAAGAGTAATGATTCGTACTTAAACTAAGATTGGAGTAGTACTATTGGGGAGATCTgttttgctgtgaactgtaatatGTAAGTAACTCCCACAAAAAGCcatattgtttacattttttcagAGTGGGTCCCAGCTATACATATGATCTTGTCTGAACATGCCAACAGGGCATGGAATTAGTCTGTTTAAACATAAACGAAGAGTTTTAATCTTGAGCCATAAGGCAGTTTTTAGAACATCCAGTGAGAACATGGCTCCCAATATAGAAATATTGTTGGCTCTCTGAGTGGTATAGGATACAGTATGATAAATGATGACTTTTAGGAGGACAACCTTGGGTTTTGAAATTTTGAGGccatttttataagtaaaagatTCAGTTGAATAACTTAAAACACATGGGACTTTTCCCAGTTAGAAGATAAaggatcttttctctttcctctttaccTCATTTTCTGCTGTGTATTTATcaccttttcttttaaatttaaggtTGTTAGAGGTTGTGACAGTTTCAGTGATGTAATTAGGAAGGTGAAATGCAAAGTGAAGTCCCTCAATCAGTAGTGAGGTAAAGATGTGCTTattttatcccttttttttttttaaattagagaagAACAGAGATCATTTGGGAATGTTCATACATAGATACTGGATTACTTatacataggtcactatgaaagttttgagacattatttcatttccaagaaacacagttgacagtatCCTTTCTGTTTCACCTTTGCAAATTTCAGCTTGCACATCTTATGGGTGTTGTTGGAAGggctttcatttgtttccatctgtgtggattttacttttttttttttttgagatagagtctcacttctttGCTCTCAAGTTTCAATTTGGTTCATCTTATGggtattgctgggagggcttcatttgtttccatctgtgtggattttctttcttttttttttttggagacggagtctcactttttttctctccgtagagtgctgtggcatcatagctcacagaacctcaaactcttgggctcaagcaatcctcacctcagcctcccaagtagctgggattataggtggctGCCATAGTGctcaactattttattttttaatttttttgcagtttttggctggggctgggtttgaacccgccacctctggcatatggggccggcgccccactccattgaccacaggcgccgccctcaactatttttagagatgaggtgttggctcttgctcaagctggtctcaaactcctgagctcaagcagtctacccgcgttggcctccctgagtgctagggttataggtatgagccactgcacccagccattgattttttatgtatctcaaaacttttgtaatgacccacgtattagtaaatttacaaaatatcacCATATGTTAATCATTGCCAGGTCTGTATTTATCCAGATATGTTGATTCACCAAACTGAATTGATAACCATGAATATCACAGTGgattgttttgaaaattttggCTTTAAATTCTAGGATGAAATTATAGGCTGCCACCatccaccactaccaccaccctgccccaccccaaaTTAGCCTTTTAATCTTGTAATTGAATCACATGAGCTAAATGGAATGAGGGAGTAAGGACTTGAGGGCTCAAAATGACTGATATAAAATAGCATCTTCCAGATGCATAATATTTACTTTAACTTTGCTTATATACAGTGTAGAAAAGCTCTAGTATGAGACATCTATGCTAGCTAGTTCGTTAGTTGTAGAAGGAACACATTCAGTGAGCTACCTTTATATGTGTAGTGTTGGAGACCTGTTACTCGTTCATTTGTGGTTATCAGCTAAAAGTTCAGTTCCTGAGATGTGCAATAGTAGTGTTAAAAGGTAACGTTTAATACTGATGGGGAACAGacatatttgactttttttccccatattgAATTTAGTTTGCATGTCTGATTGAAATTGACCTCTCAGCAGCACTTTGGAATAGTTTTATTAGCTTAACATTTCGtacattaaaataagtaaatattgatGGTTGATTTATGtcagtgttttaaattttgaaagcacaaaggtattttatctttttgaattaAAGGAGAAAAGCCATTGGTTTATTTTCACAGATGATGTCTTTAATAATTAACTGTCTTAGCACAGAGGTGCCTTGGAACCAAGGGTACCATTAAAACTTAGTCAAAGCAAATTCCTAGGAAACTGTTTTCATGAGTCCTCTTTCTATTAACCTATAGCTGAAGCCTCTGAGAGGTGTTAGGCCTTCAGAGAATGATGATGATCAACTAATTTGGGgaagtatgtgtgtatgtgtgtccttTTTTAAAGTCAAAGTTTACAACCTTAGTACAAGTGTATGAGGCAGACAGTTCTATTTGTAGACTACCTCCTTCCTGGAAAAGTCTCAGCTTCATATTCTTTTGAATATCCACAGAACTCTTGTTGGCATCAAAAGGTGACATACCACTTAAGATCTGTTCTCACTGGAGAGACTTATGATTGGTAGCCATAATTGGTATCCATCACCTGTCACTTTGCCAGGATGAATGCTGTTGGGCAAAAT is a genomic window containing:
- the ELK4 gene encoding ETS domain-containing protein Elk-4 yields the protein MDSAITLWQFLLQLLQEPQNKHMICWTSNNGEFKLLQAEEVARLWGIRKNKPNMNYDKLSRALRYYYVKNIIKKVNGQKFVYKFVSYPEILNMDPMTVGRIEGDCETLNSSEVSSSSKDGEIGGKEKPPQPGAKSSSRNDYIHSGLYSSFTLNSLNSSTVKLFKPIKIENPAEKLAEKKSPQEPTPSVIKFVTTPCKKPSVEPLTATISTGPSISPSSEETIQALETLVSPKPPSLEAPASASNATANFSTTPSVSSIPTSLQEPARTPSPPLSSNPDIDTDIDSVASQPMELPDNLPLEPKDQDSALPEKDKTSNSSRSKKPKGLELAPTLVITGSDPSPLGILSPSLPTASLTPAYFSQTPIILTPSPLLSSIHFWSTLSPVAPLSPARLQGANTLFQFPSVLNSHGPFSLSGLDGPSTPGPFSPDLQKT